Sequence from the Christiangramia fulva genome:
TCCTGGTTACCTTTGGCGCATACTAAAGCCCCCGCAGCCGGAAGCGCGATCCTTGCCGGAATTTTGCTAAAATTAGGGGCATACGGGTTCATCCGCTTTATGTTACAAATGACCCCGGAGGCTTTTCGGCAATATGCCTGGGTGGTAATTATTATTGCCGTTATCTCGGTTATATACGGTGCCCTGGTAGCAATGGCCCAAACGGATATCAAACGAATGGTGGCCTATACCAGTATCAATCATATGGGCTATCTTGCATTTGGTGTTGCCATAGCCGCCTTACAATACGATGATAGCGGGGTAAGTGCCCTTGACGGCGCAAGCCTTCAAATCTTTAGCCATGGGATAGTTACGGGATTGTTGTTCCTTTTATGCGGAAGCATCCAGGACAGGGCTACCACCAGGGAAATGCCGGCCTTAAAAGGTCTCTTAAAGGCTTATCCCCTATTAAGCGGCTTTTTTGTCCTGGCAGCTTCCGCTTCTCTTGGCCTTCCCGGTTTAGCGCATTTTCCGGCTGAATTTCAGATATTCCTGGGTGGGTATGCGATTTATCCCTGGGCGGTAGGAGTCATGCTCCTGGGCCTTGTCATAACTTCCGCATTGTATTTAAGAGCAATACAGGGCTCCTTTATGGGACCTATGGATTCTTCGGTATTAAAAAAAATGCAAGATCTAAATACCTCTGAATTATTGGCTTTTATCCCGTTGATTATTTTAATTATCATGGTGGGTATCTTTCCTGACACCATTTTGAGCTTTATTCATGAAACCACAAAAGCCTTCATGCCATGATCAAAGACCTGTTAAGCATTCTCCCGCAAATTATCGTATTGCTTACCGCCATGGCCTCTCTTATTTTTGAAATGCTGCGGAAAGCTTCCGGAAGTCTCATTACCCTGATTATAGGTCTGGCCGGGGCATCAGGACTTGCCATTTCCCGGCTTGGAACAGTAGGAACCGCTTTTTCTAAAACTTTTCGAATCGATGACCTCAGTTTATGGGCGGTAATAATACTATGTGGCACGGGAATACTATCGGCGCTACTAATGCGACAGGAACTAAAGGGTACTAACAGGGAAGGTACACTCTACAGCCTGGTGGCTTTTTCCACTCTCGGCTCCCTGTTGTTGGCGGGAAGTGGCGATCTTATGTTCCTCGTCCTGGGGGTGCTTATAAACAGTCTGGGTGGATTTGCCATGGCTGCCTATCCTAAAACAGATAAGGCTACTGAAGGGGCCATCAAATATTTTGTATATGGCTCAGTAACAGGCGCGGTAATGCTTTTTGGCCTCACTTACTGGGTCGGGATAACCGGAACAACTTTCATTAAAGACCTCACGGGGATTACATCACAGGCTTTCGTCCTTTTGATAGGGTTTGGAGGATTGATCACCGGTTTGGGTTATGCAGCTTCACTTTTCCCCTTCCATTTCTGGACCCCGGACACCTTCGAAGGGGCCCCGGTATCTGTAGCGGCATTCTTGTCCGTAACACCAAAGATTGGGGCTTTTTTCGCACTGGCACAGG
This genomic interval carries:
- a CDS encoding complex I subunit 4 family protein translates to MNTSIPLLSIILFLPLAGAFLVTLFRSSGPKIANLVAVIFSFLSLITAIFLGIEGIGKGFSHIEEVNWIPSLGAAYRLGVDGISYIAVLLTTVLFMSSITFSTKTIGRKSEYMALFLLLETACLGVFMSLDLLLFYVFFEITLVGMYFIIAGWGHGNAKKAALMFFIYTLVGSLALLLALLGLYLNTDPHSFDMRVIIANPPTGWIGMAIFWGLLIAFAIKTPLFPFHSWLPLAHTKAPAAGSAILAGILLKLGAYGFIRFMLQMTPEAFRQYAWVVIIIAVISVIYGALVAMAQTDIKRMVAYTSINHMGYLAFGVAIAALQYDDSGVSALDGASLQIFSHGIVTGLLFLLCGSIQDRATTREMPALKGLLKAYPLLSGFFVLAASASLGLPGLAHFPAEFQIFLGGYAIYPWAVGVMLLGLVITSALYLRAIQGSFMGPMDSSVLKKMQDLNTSELLAFIPLIILIIMVGIFPDTILSFIHETTKAFMP
- a CDS encoding NADH-quinone oxidoreductase subunit N — protein: MIKDLLSILPQIIVLLTAMASLIFEMLRKASGSLITLIIGLAGASGLAISRLGTVGTAFSKTFRIDDLSLWAVIILCGTGILSALLMRQELKGTNREGTLYSLVAFSTLGSLLLAGSGDLMFLVLGVLINSLGGFAMAAYPKTDKATEGAIKYFVYGSVTGAVMLFGLTYWVGITGTTFIKDLTGITSQAFVLLIGFGGLITGLGYAASLFPFHFWTPDTFEGAPVSVAAFLSVTPKIGAFFALAQVMKDLPPLLDWNLILGILAVLSMTFGNIVALWQKNMLRLMAYSTVAQAGYFLLGIVAINQSGLALSGLIIFSLAYAAMNIGAFAVIQRTGNNIIYFEGLARKRPFMAVAMLVFLLSLVGIPPLAGFAGKFLLFGSAMDAGYTWLAVAAILNSVISLAVYLRIIFPMFYRKEPIYSFPTSGIITSVFTVCFIVTVLVGILLRFLV